The genomic DNA CGGGGGTCGCCTTCTTGAAGCTGACGCTCCTGGAATTTGCGGCTGTAGAACTTCTCGACCACAAAGCGCCAGTCGGTCTTGACGGTGCCCACGGTTTCGCGGAAGTCTTCGCCGTAGCGAGGCGTCACCAGATTGAACGGACGACCTTCCATCCGCTTGCGCTGGTAGGGCACGGTGCTATCGCCAAATGCCTGGGTGTACTCGTCGCTGTCCAGCAGGGCATCAATGAAACCATACAAGCCCTTCGTGGCGATCGTGATCGACCAAGCGATCTTCTCGTCTTGATTGTAGGCAGAACGACCCAGCAGGCGGCGCAGGCAGACATCCACCAGACGGTAGTTATCGTTTACCTCAACGACCTGGCTGTAGAACCGCTCCGACTTGGCTAAGCCGCGAACAAAATCGCGCACGCTGATCGCCCGATTCTTCAGCTGGGATTCCAGCGCAGGCTGGCGGTTAAACCTGAGGGTCTGATGTTCGCTGAACACCTGACGGTAGCAAGCCCAGATGATTTCCTCCATTTCCGAATTAGAGGCAGCATCTTCAAGGCGATAGATATAGGGGGTATCTTCGTTTTGATCGGACGTGCCAAAGCTCTCGACACGGTGGTTTTGTGTGGTTGGTCTGTATGCAAGCAAGGGCAATGCCATGCTAGAACTCCCTCATGTAGACTTGGTGGACTATGTAAACGTGATGTGCAAAATCGGGTTTATCTCAACTGGGGCTGTGCGGTTCAGCGTCCATTAGGCTTATTATCCCGTGGAATGGCGCGATCTGAATAGCTTTCACCATCCTGAAACACGATCGCTTTAGCCGATTTCAGCTTTCGCTAATTTCAGCTTTAACCGATCGCTCCTGTGAGGCTAGAAGCCAGTAGCGTGATCGCACAGAGCAGGAACAGCAGCAGCAAAACGCCGCTCACCCGACCCCAGTTAATTCCCTTCAGGAATTGTGCCGTGTTAAAGGGCTTGTCGAAGTCCAGCGTGAACCGACCCACCGGAACATAAGCTCTCGGCTGCGGCAGTTTATCCCGATAGTCTGCGCCATAGCGGGGCGTAAAGCTAAAGGGACGATCGCTCAGGCGTTTCCGCTGATAGGGAACGACCGTATCGCCGAAGTTGCGCGTATATTCCTCGCTGTCGATTAGAGCATCGACAAACTGATGCCAGCCCTTGGTCGCAATTTGCACCGACCAGGCGATTTCCTCTTCCCGGTTGTAGGGTGCCCGTCCCAGCAATCGCTTCAGGCACATTTCCACCAGACGGTAGTTATTGTTCGGTTCAACGACCAGACGGTAAAACCGCTCAGACTTTGCCAGTCCCCGCACGAAGTCGCGCACGCTAATCGATCGATTCTTCAACTGCGTCTCCAGCGTCACCTGACGGTTAAACTGAAGCATTTCCTGCTCGTTAAATACCTGCCGATAGGCAGCCCGAATCAGAGCCTCCCGATCGTCGGGCGTGGTCGCGTCTTCCAAGCGGTAAACATAGGGCGAGTCTTCGTTCTGGTCAGCCGTGCCGAAACTGGACACCCGCTGATTCTGTGTCGTGGGCTTGTACTCCAGCAAAGGTAGGGACATATAATTCTCCTGATTCTCTAGGTAACTGCGTGATTCTAGATGTGTGAATCCAGATGTGTGAGTCTAAATGTTCGATGTCGATGAGTTTTGTAGATGAGTCTTGCAGACAGGTCATACATATCTCTTGCGGCGATCGAATTTTTCTCAAGACAGCAGGCAAGAGATCAGTGAGGAGGTTTCAGCGAGGAGGTTTCAGCTTCTCAAATTTCCCACAGTTAGTTACTGGATTTACCCAGATTCTTAGTCAGGTGGACTTCACTCCTGAAGCCCCTAATCCCCCAAGCATGGGGGACTTTGAAGCCGCAAGTTTTTTCTGCAAGACAGTTTTTCCTGCGAGACAGTCTTTCCTGCGAGACAGAGTAGCTTGATTTCGGGCAACTAACCGATCGCCTCTACCGTACCGGGA from Leptolyngbya ohadii IS1 includes the following:
- a CDS encoding phycobilisome rod-core linker polypeptide, producing MALPLLAYRPTTQNHRVESFGTSDQNEDTPYIYRLEDAASNSEMEEIIWACYRQVFSEHQTLRFNRQPALESQLKNRAISVRDFVRGLAKSERFYSQVVEVNDNYRLVDVCLRRLLGRSAYNQDEKIAWSITIATKGLYGFIDALLDSDEYTQAFGDSTVPYQRKRMEGRPFNLVTPRYGEDFRETVGTVKTDWRFVVEKFYSRKFQERQLQEGDPRKYRDMASSIAATGNYAQSIRASDIDYLNKVPYRGRR
- a CDS encoding phycobilisome rod-core linker polypeptide, with protein sequence MSLPLLEYKPTTQNQRVSSFGTADQNEDSPYVYRLEDATTPDDREALIRAAYRQVFNEQEMLQFNRQVTLETQLKNRSISVRDFVRGLAKSERFYRLVVEPNNNYRLVEMCLKRLLGRAPYNREEEIAWSVQIATKGWHQFVDALIDSEEYTRNFGDTVVPYQRKRLSDRPFSFTPRYGADYRDKLPQPRAYVPVGRFTLDFDKPFNTAQFLKGINWGRVSGVLLLLFLLCAITLLASSLTGAIG